A region of Candidatus Syntrophosphaera sp. DNA encodes the following proteins:
- the mce gene encoding methylmalonyl-CoA epimerase yields the protein MIKHISHIGIAVQDLDEGIAFYEKLGLVLEGTEEVPSQMVKVAFFPCGDTRIELLAPTSEDSPVAKFIEKRGEGIQHIAFAVDDLPEALTTAKENGIRLIDKEPRPGAHHADIAFLHPKSSLGVLIEFCKESEHK from the coding sequence ATGATCAAACATATCTCCCACATCGGCATCGCGGTCCAGGACCTGGACGAGGGAATCGCCTTCTATGAAAAGCTGGGCCTGGTTTTGGAAGGGACAGAGGAAGTGCCATCTCAAATGGTTAAAGTGGCCTTTTTCCCCTGCGGCGACACCAGGATCGAACTGCTGGCGCCGACCTCGGAAGACAGCCCCGTGGCCAAGTTCATCGAAAAAAGGGGCGAAGGCATCCAACACATCGCCTTTGCCGTCGACGACCTGCCCGAAGCATTGACCACAGCCAAGGAAAACGGGATCCGGCTCATCGACAAAGAACCCCGGCCCGGAGCCCATCATGCCGACATCGCCTTCCTGCATCCCAAATCAAGCTTGGGCGTGCTGATCGAATTCTGCAAGGAAAGCGAACACAAATAA
- a CDS encoding 2-oxoacid:acceptor oxidoreductase family protein has product MMKNYELRLSGSGGQGLILAGIILARAAVLDKYRVTQTQSYGPESRGGSSRADVIISDHDIYFPEATNFNCLLALTQEACDKYLFDLRENGILIIDTTYVKNLALAAENTYELPFTEIAIEKLGSPITTNILSLAFLVKITGIVKEASLKQSIAETVKPAFVEINHKAMKLGFDLAAKYGK; this is encoded by the coding sequence ATAATGAAGAACTATGAACTGCGCCTTTCCGGCAGCGGTGGCCAGGGCCTCATCCTGGCTGGAATTATCCTGGCCCGGGCAGCCGTTTTGGACAAATACCGCGTCACCCAGACCCAGAGTTACGGGCCTGAATCCCGCGGCGGGTCTTCACGCGCGGATGTCATAATCAGCGACCATGACATCTATTTTCCCGAGGCCACCAATTTCAACTGCCTGCTGGCCCTCACCCAGGAAGCCTGCGACAAATACCTCTTTGACCTGCGCGAGAACGGCATCCTGATCATCGACACCACCTATGTGAAAAACCTTGCTCTGGCCGCGGAAAACACCTATGAGCTGCCGTTCACGGAGATCGCCATCGAAAAGCTGGGCAGCCCGATCACGACGAACATCCTCTCGCTGGCCTTCCTGGTCAAGATAACCGGGATCGTGAAGGAAGCTTCGCTCAAGCAATCCATCGCCGAGACCGTCAAGCCGGCCTTCGTGGAGATCAACCACAAGGCCATGAAGCTGGGGTTCGACCTGGCCGCCAAATACGGTAAATAG
- a CDS encoding 2-oxoacid:ferredoxin oxidoreductase subunit beta produces MATIPQRVIHDYLRHDKKFPHVWCAGCSNGIVLGSVIRALAGMDIHRDDIVMVSGIGCSSRMPVYVDFNTLHTLHGRSIAYATGVKLHKPYLKVIVVTGDGDCTAIGGNHLIHAARRNIDLTVILVNNNIYGMTGGQCSPTTPHDAIATTAPYGNIEPDFNVCELAMGAGASYVARTTAFHTQETQKMVAEAIEHPGFALIEIISACPVIYGRLNKKGGAPQMMKDMRDNSVPLSAVAKLPPEKLEGKIVRGVLRKEVRPEFCAQYADLVKRVQAMGGEA; encoded by the coding sequence ATGGCCACAATACCGCAACGCGTCATTCACGATTACCTTCGCCACGACAAGAAATTCCCCCACGTCTGGTGCGCCGGCTGTTCCAACGGCATCGTACTCGGCTCGGTCATCCGGGCCCTGGCTGGCATGGACATCCATCGCGACGACATTGTCATGGTCTCCGGCATCGGCTGCTCCTCGCGCATGCCTGTTTACGTGGATTTCAACACCCTGCACACCCTGCACGGGCGCTCCATAGCTTACGCCACCGGAGTCAAGCTGCACAAGCCCTATCTGAAGGTGATAGTGGTCACCGGAGACGGGGATTGCACCGCCATCGGCGGCAACCATCTGATCCACGCGGCCCGCAGGAATATCGACCTCACCGTCATCCTGGTTAACAATAACATTTACGGCATGACCGGCGGACAATGCTCTCCCACGACCCCGCACGACGCGATCGCCACCACTGCGCCCTATGGTAACATCGAGCCGGATTTCAATGTCTGCGAGCTGGCCATGGGTGCCGGGGCTTCCTATGTGGCACGCACCACGGCCTTCCACACCCAGGAGACCCAGAAAATGGTCGCCGAAGCGATCGAGCATCCAGGCTTCGCCCTGATCGAGATCATCAGCGCCTGTCCGGTGATCTACGGCCGCCTGAACAAGAAAGGCGGAGCGCCGCAGATGATGAAGGACATGCGAGACAACTCGGTCCCTCTTTCCGCCGTGGCCAAGCTTCCTCCGGAAAAGCTGGAGGGTAAGATCGTCCGCGGTGTCCTGCGTAAGGAGGTCCGGCCTGAATTCTGCGCCCAGTACGCCGACTTGGTCAAACGGGTACAGGCCATGGGAGGTGAAGCATAA
- a CDS encoding 2-oxoacid:acceptor oxidoreductase subunit alpha — protein sequence MIMMKQSKKITNPAPTPEARTPKPETKLEELQAVRERKTILMQGNEAVAYGALDAGCDFFAGYPITPSTEIAEILATELPKRGGVFIQMEDEIASICAITGASLAGAKALTATSGPGFSLMQEGIGFAKITETPCVVVNVQRVGPSTGMPTSCAQGELQQSRWGSHGDSPAIVLYPYSVKECYELTIRAVNLSEKYRTCVILLLDEVLGHMREAVRLPDMANVRVISRIKPTVPPHWYKHYDENQKYLSPLASYGEGYRFHVTGLTHDALGFPTNKPTEAADMMDRLRKKITYNIRDLVQIEGYQMEDAKIAIFAAGIVARAAKSAVAMARYEGIPVGLLRPLTIWPFPDDAVRKMLRDVDIVVVPELNQGQLVREIQRLVKDRSDSKLIKIQRVNGRLISPTDILRKLREVI from the coding sequence ATGATAATGATGAAACAGAGCAAGAAAATTACGAATCCTGCCCCCACGCCAGAAGCCAGAACACCAAAACCGGAGACCAAGCTCGAGGAATTACAGGCCGTTCGCGAACGCAAGACGATCCTGATGCAGGGCAATGAAGCAGTTGCCTATGGAGCCCTGGATGCAGGCTGCGATTTCTTTGCCGGCTATCCGATCACACCCTCCACCGAGATCGCGGAGATCCTGGCCACCGAATTGCCCAAGCGCGGCGGCGTTTTTATCCAGATGGAGGACGAGATCGCCAGCATCTGCGCAATCACCGGCGCTTCCCTGGCCGGGGCCAAAGCTTTGACCGCGACTTCCGGACCCGGATTTTCCCTGATGCAGGAAGGGATCGGCTTTGCCAAGATCACAGAAACGCCCTGCGTGGTGGTGAACGTCCAGCGGGTCGGGCCCTCGACCGGAATGCCGACCAGCTGCGCGCAAGGCGAATTGCAGCAATCACGCTGGGGCAGCCATGGCGACAGCCCGGCTATCGTTCTCTATCCCTACAGTGTGAAGGAATGCTACGAACTCACGATCCGGGCCGTCAACCTTTCGGAAAAATACCGCACCTGCGTGATCCTGCTGCTGGACGAAGTGCTGGGCCACATGCGCGAAGCGGTGCGGCTTCCGGACATGGCCAACGTGCGCGTGATCTCGCGCATCAAGCCAACCGTTCCGCCCCATTGGTACAAGCATTATGATGAAAACCAGAAATACCTCTCTCCCCTGGCCAGTTACGGCGAGGGCTACAGGTTCCACGTCACGGGGCTGACCCACGACGCGCTGGGATTTCCCACCAATAAACCGACTGAGGCGGCAGACATGATGGACCGCCTGCGCAAGAAGATCACCTACAACATCCGCGACCTGGTCCAGATCGAAGGCTATCAGATGGAAGACGCCAAGATCGCCATTTTCGCGGCCGGCATAGTCGCCCGCGCGGCCAAATCCGCGGTGGCGATGGCCCGCTATGAAGGCATTCCGGTGGGCCTCCTGCGCCCGCTGACGATCTGGCCCTTCCCCGATGACGCGGTGCGCAAGATGCTGCGCGACGTGGACATAGTGGTGGTGCCAGAGCTCAATCAAGGCCAGCTGGTGCGCGAGATCCAGCGCCTGGTCAAAGACCGCAGCGACAGCAAGCTGATCAAGATCCAGAGGGTGAACGGCAGGTTGATCTCACCCACAGATATCTTACGCAAATTGAGGGAGGTTATCTGA
- a CDS encoding 4Fe-4S binding protein codes for MPKKVEKDRMGMIIREEDALEKMEVEVTEVKEPGDEDSPVLIYYNWCKKCGICVAFCPTGCLGRKADGAPYVANPDKCIHCETCDRLCPDFAITGAKDRSG; via the coding sequence ATGCCTAAAAAAGTCGAAAAAGACCGCATGGGCATGATCATCAGGGAGGAAGACGCTCTGGAAAAGATGGAGGTGGAAGTCACCGAAGTCAAGGAACCGGGCGATGAGGACTCCCCCGTGTTAATTTACTACAACTGGTGCAAGAAATGCGGCATCTGCGTCGCTTTCTGCCCCACCGGATGCCTGGGACGCAAAGCCGATGGCGCGCCCTATGTGGCGAATCCAGACAAATGCATTCACTGCGAGACCTGCGACCGGCTGTGCCCCGATTTTGCCATCACCGGCGCCAAAGACCGATCAGGATGA
- a CDS encoding PLP-dependent aminotransferase family protein, protein MITDLQDIVSTNIRGMRRSAIRELLKFLGQPGLISFSGGFPDPATFPIQELKGIMADVMDNEGAMALQYGPTEGDTLLRTMMVNRYKASGLDISLENLIITTASQQALDLIAKIFIDRGDTVIVGLPSYLGGLSAFNSYGANMVGIPMDDEGEIPEIMEARIKEAIARGKKPKFIYVIPDFQNPAGMTMSEKRRLEIIDLAHKYDILILEDSPYRELRYEGEDQRTIYELEGTGQVILLGTFSKIFCPGFRIGWVVGHPDILDKIVVAKQATDLCTPPFTQRIAARYIEQGYLTPKIKDISVLYKAKQKVMLDSLQEFMPEEFTWIKPQGGLFLMAYGPEGIDTGALLLDCIKEQNVAYVAGTSFFCDGKGQHTMRLNFSYESEENNREGCKRLGTFYKQVLAKRS, encoded by the coding sequence ATGATCACCGACTTGCAAGACATCGTCTCGACCAACATCCGCGGGATGCGCCGCTCGGCCATCCGCGAACTTCTGAAGTTTCTTGGCCAGCCCGGTCTGATCTCCTTTTCCGGAGGCTTTCCCGACCCGGCCACCTTCCCCATCCAGGAACTGAAAGGCATCATGGCGGACGTGATGGACAACGAAGGCGCCATGGCCCTGCAATACGGTCCCACGGAAGGCGACACCCTGCTGCGCACCATGATGGTGAACCGCTACAAGGCGTCCGGACTGGATATCAGCCTCGAAAACCTGATCATCACGACAGCCTCGCAACAGGCCCTGGACCTGATCGCCAAGATTTTCATCGACCGCGGGGACACCGTCATCGTGGGCCTGCCCTCCTATCTGGGCGGCCTGAGCGCTTTCAACTCCTACGGCGCAAACATGGTTGGCATTCCCATGGACGACGAGGGTGAAATTCCCGAGATCATGGAAGCCAGGATTAAGGAAGCCATCGCCCGGGGCAAGAAACCAAAATTCATCTATGTGATCCCGGATTTCCAAAATCCCGCCGGCATGACCATGAGCGAAAAGCGCCGCCTGGAGATAATCGACCTCGCCCACAAATATGACATCCTCATCCTGGAAGACAGCCCCTACCGCGAACTGCGCTACGAAGGCGAGGATCAAAGGACCATCTATGAACTGGAAGGCACCGGACAGGTGATCCTGCTGGGCACCTTCTCCAAGATCTTCTGCCCCGGTTTCCGCATTGGCTGGGTGGTCGGGCATCCCGACATCCTGGATAAGATCGTGGTCGCCAAGCAAGCCACCGATCTCTGCACCCCGCCTTTCACCCAGCGCATCGCCGCCCGCTACATCGAGCAGGGCTATCTGACCCCCAAGATCAAGGATATCTCCGTGCTTTACAAAGCCAAGCAGAAAGTGATGCTCGATTCCCTGCAGGAATTCATGCCTGAGGAATTCACCTGGATTAAGCCCCAGGGCGGGCTCTTCCTGATGGCCTACGGGCCCGAGGGCATCGACACCGGCGCACTGCTGCTGGATTGCATCAAGGAACAGAACGTGGCCTACGTTGCCGGCACCTCCTTCTTCTGCGACGGCAAGGGCCAGCATACCATGCGCCTAAACTTCTCCTACGAATCCGAAGAGAACAACCGTGAAGGCTGCAAACGCCTGGGAACATTCTACAAACAGGTTTTGGCCAAGAGGTCCTGA
- a CDS encoding lipoate--protein ligase: protein MLFIASPSHFAPFNIASEEYILKNFSEDVFLLYRNAPSIIVGRHQNTLAEINCGYVQEHSIPVVRRLTGGGTVFHDLGNLNFSFIMNRGADEEKGFAKYTAPVLAALRELGVEARLEGRNDLTIKGMKFSGNARAVYRDKVQQHGTILFSSRIADLSAALKANPLKFNDKAVKSVSKRVTNVSDHLSHPIGLEEFILLIQAQVLKLYPDAREYAFSPEDEEAIRKLVESKYDTWEWNFGKSPQYNHVQAIRCAAGTIEFHTDVHQGLITGLRIYGDFFGNRDTAELERVLTGLPHRAETLLAVLKQQPLQEFFGEVIAEELLAGLI, encoded by the coding sequence ATGCTGTTCATAGCCAGTCCCAGCCACTTTGCCCCCTTCAATATCGCCAGCGAGGAATATATCCTCAAAAACTTCAGCGAGGACGTGTTCCTGCTCTACCGCAACGCGCCGTCGATCATTGTGGGCCGGCATCAGAACACGCTGGCGGAGATCAATTGCGGCTATGTGCAGGAACACAGCATCCCCGTGGTGCGCAGGCTGACAGGAGGAGGAACGGTGTTTCACGACCTGGGCAACCTTAACTTCAGCTTCATCATGAACCGCGGTGCAGACGAAGAAAAAGGCTTTGCCAAATACACCGCCCCGGTGCTGGCCGCGCTGCGGGAACTGGGTGTGGAGGCACGTCTGGAAGGGCGCAACGACCTGACCATCAAGGGAATGAAGTTTTCCGGCAACGCCCGCGCGGTGTACCGGGACAAGGTCCAGCAGCATGGCACGATCCTTTTCTCCTCGCGGATAGCGGACCTCTCCGCCGCCTTGAAAGCAAATCCGCTCAAGTTCAACGACAAGGCCGTGAAGTCCGTTTCCAAGCGGGTTACCAATGTTTCAGACCACCTCAGCCATCCCATCGGGCTGGAGGAATTCATCCTGCTGATCCAGGCCCAGGTGCTCAAACTCTATCCGGACGCGCGCGAATACGCGTTCAGCCCGGAGGACGAGGAGGCGATCAGAAAGCTGGTGGAAAGCAAATACGACACCTGGGAATGGAATTTCGGCAAATCGCCCCAATATAACCATGTGCAAGCGATCCGCTGCGCCGCGGGCACGATCGAATTTCACACCGACGTCCACCAAGGCCTGATCACCGGGCTCCGCATCTACGGTGATTTCTTCGGAAACCGGGACACAGCTGAACTGGAGAGGGTTTTGACCGGCCTGCCCCATCGCGCGGAAACGCTGCTCGCGGTCCTGAAACAACAGCCTCTGCAGGAATTCTTCGGCGAGGTGATAGCAGAAGAGCTCCTGGCCGGGCTGATCTGA